Sequence from the Paramisgurnus dabryanus chromosome 3, PD_genome_1.1, whole genome shotgun sequence genome:
cacatgtatgtgtgcatatgtgtgtgttaaTGCATTAATCATTGTTTTCTGACTGAAGATGTAAACAGTTTTCAATAAGTTTTGACGTAGTGCATCATGGAGAATATAGAGGACAGTAATTTACCAGATAATATTACAGTTATTTTCCTTAATTGGTGCAAAgagtaatttactgtagtttaTTATTAGTGCAGCATAACTGCACCTCATATCACAGTAAAATACCATTCAAATACTGCCTATTTTACAGTTATTTACCAAGAAATATAGCAAggtttaacaatataatcaaaatagaaatgaaggtcagtaggacaatttcagtttatttggaaacaaaccctattcaaaaacttaacctgtataagaaactgataaacaacagagctgtaaacttcatgtgactcatgttaccatataactttatgtccaaaaagtgtgaatatgtttctccacttcatagttttgtactgatgagagggatgcagacctgtaagagagttatgaacagctgtaggcataaattgtccacagaaatacccttacatacataactgatgggtaaatgatagcactacattcagataaactatcatgtacataaactaaattagtatctcagataaacatctgcaatgattagttttataaaaagctgttttcagatgcccatcccTTTATCatctagcttctgttttaatcgcgtttctgtaagcgagtatgaactttaaaaacacatcgcataTGGCGTCCATGTGCGCGAGCTCGCGTCTCCGTGTAAACAACGTGGAGCTCATAATAAAACGGTGTTGCAtgtaaagcgcaatgtatggaatgcgttgcatgtaaacaatatcatattacagcagatcccccagtgcagcattactcaaagttgccatgaaggatacgaaagtgaataactgtgtctaacactgtacagcatgtaacaatgaaatccgccattacgtgatcacgcgtactcgtttgtaaacaatgcgaaagtttttcaatctgaagcgtgcagtctgctgaggttggttatgtaggctgaactgcacaagccataacatattacatgatagcaaataaaaatgaagacaaatgacttactgtttcttcaggaatatatcctcctccagtgcgtcctccattgttcttctttttaggtaacgttaaagataaacgcttctcttcctcaatgtccagacataaatgaagatattcctcacgtgtgtgtataaagtttataatccaaacatgcggtaaagtctttaaatctgatcaaactttacTTCTGTAAAAGTTTGTTTGTTATTGTGTTGAGCTGCTCCtcattaccatgtcaacagcATGTACCGCCTGTGGGCGTGACCGAATTAAAGATTATGaagtcagccaggaaaaacagtactctctttacttcaatgcagattatataaacaggaaatatttgtttttgattataattagcttgtttaaaagtagacatttcaggctttctttggatatgtgtatcatgtttgtgtgacgagtattcaCGGAGTTTCGTTTCTATTCAGTTTGTAACGtgatttgagagacagctggcggagacagaaattgtgggatttttatgttgttttatcaatcttgctaattgctaaaagtgttaaagttacaaagatgtccaaataaggactgtggaaattgattttgttccatgttatatttctttaattaatcattttattctataaacattgtgtgtttcatatatgcactgagctattatgtaaaaatgaggtgtttatgttcgAGAGTGGAAGgttaccagcttttgtgtgtgtgctgcaaggaggaatttaggaatttacgcctggtatagatcaagataagagagaggcctgagggagaaaagcaaacaggGAACTATGTCATTAATTAAtgctttaatgttcacaggataaaatatgcaatgtatttcttacttaatcagtattaatcattgaataattgatgtaataaatataagatgttgtctttgataaatgtgtattaaccaatgaaataaaggttgcatacagaataacctaatgggggcagggcagctcaaccttgaagaacagaatctcctgtgtgtctgtgtgtgtgtgttttctttcctaacagatggtttttaataatgattaaagtgtttgcttagaagtagtattgcagtaaaagatttaatatgtgtttatctatctaaagaagttaatgtgtgccttattcatataaccaattttacaaataatgaaatgatgtcatgatattgaaatatgttttacataataatcacttgcatcttacagcttatgttttttataaatgaatgttttattaatgatttgtttttaagaaagcattataacatgctattcaaagtggaggagtactggagaagaactgcagggctcccagggatgagaggagaacagtttgtttttctttgtctatgtgtgtccatctttgcctacaggctaaaattgggtgtggtgatggagtcagatggacgaggggaacggcctttgtgggtggagattttctgaagaaagatcgacgtcacatattttataaataagcatgttacttcctgagctggttgttcgctacttgagaggacccagcgctgttaaactttttcatatctgatcaataaatatttgaacttagatatttgtatcttgtgcctttcctctaaattatgaacatgcaaatggacgccttaaagtccaacaaaaTGTCTGAATgtgcaccctgtttattttctttatttgacaaaaacataaagatctcttgttattgtgaatgtacactaattgaagaggacccttcagagtttcaaatgatgtcaaacacgtaagtgtttgattattaatgatggagtattttaagttgattctgctatgataaggagaaaacacgtaAAAACGCGCCCCTGGGAGTTAACAGTGCAACAGTACCTTCAATAAGCATGTTAACTTATTTTGCCTCTGAAGGATAGGCCGTGGAAGGTtgcagcccctgaattgggatgcacccattGTGTCTGCTGTCTTGTGCTGGATAATTTTGTGTCCTGTGTTTCACCATctggggtgtattccagaaagcaggtTATGTGACTTACCCGGGTAAGTTTAGGAGTAAGTAAGCGGATAACTTCTGCTTTCGGTTCCAAAAACAGAGGTAACTTTCGGGTTATGTAAGTAACTATAGCAACTGACTCTCTGAAGATAACCTGCTCCGGAGGttagaaacattttttttaataacatggatTGATATTTGTGATTGAACTAATtactatacatttaattatgttcattattaataaaaattgattcatatttgtgttcggactaaatactatacatttaattatgttcattattaatatatCTCCAAATATCAGTGGATGTATGAAACACAATTCCATCAgttaataaatgttaacaataaaGTACATTTCCATATCAATTTTGTCAATTCATAAATAACCTCATCTTTCACTTACTAGATAATTTGAGATGAATCTAAGGTTctaataaatgtgtgtgcaaaTACATTGTCATTATTAAGCCAGAAATCTTAACCTATGTTACTTAAGTGACAATGTGGCAATGTTACAGTAAATGGGTGTAACACATAGAAACACATGATGcctatcataataataattactgaGGGACAGAAGTTACACCTGCCTGCAGTGTCTGATAGGCATGTGCAtgacccacagaatgacaccCATGAAGCACAGGCAcgatttaacactgacccacagagtggcacaggtgaagcacagacTTCATCAGGTGAAACACCATTGAATCACAGACATGGCATAGTGGTCAGATATTTTCTATTATCAGTTAGAATCATGTacacaatgaaatgaaattataaatatatttttcatagtataatatttatttcttaaacatgcACTTCAGATCCTTAGCCCCCTCTCTACATTTGATCTAAAGTTGGTCTTTTTCTAAACCacctttttttctttaaaattgccTTTGGTGCTTTCCTGAGCTATCATTTTTGAGCCAAAAGGAAATTGAGATATTTGGTTATATTAGATAATACAGGACATTTTAGAACATGTTACTATGAGCACTAATGTAACATTTCTATTCTTCACTTCTGTCACAGCAGATCCTACTCGTTCAATGCAAATGAATGATAATTTTTAGTGTAGTGTACTGAAAAGCATTATTTTAATTTCGAAttattgaaaatattaaaagaGGGTGCATTAATCTATCAGCTAtcagtaaatgttaaaaatgacGATACAGTGTGGAAAGTCCAAAAACTAAACAGGGTGACCCAAAGGAGCAGAAGTGAAATAAGTACAATATAGTGAATATAATCATAGTGCATTTTATGCATACACAACACaatcatatctaaaaaaaaaaaaactgtaaataagccttatgacagatttatgacttTATGTGCCacaacccttacgaaaattaaccatggttttactggtGTAAAGTTGTGGCAACCATGTTTTACTACACtaaacatggttttactatggtttttgaaaaccatggttgtcaaaaccatggttattttttggttaccatggttttactgtaaccatgtttttttaactgtagtaaaaccattgttaaGTTTTGTAAGAGAAAAATCTAATTCGATATAATTAATATACACAGCAAAAATTGGAGAGTTGAAATTTCGGTGTTAAACATTTCTGAGTTGATTTTAACACCCAAAgagtaattttaacacattcagAGTAAAATAGTGTTTGGTGTTGGAGTTATTTCACAGAGTTGATCAtcagtgttaaaaaaaactccAAACAGACGTAATTAGACTCCACCCACGCATTTCCGATCGTCCCTGGTGAAATCGATGAAGACGCCGCCATTATCCTCGTGTGGCTTTGAAAGGTGAGTTAACTTAAATCatacttttacatttattattggTGCTCATTCAGTAGCAGAATGTACAATATAACGTGGAGCACTGcgcaaaaacattatttgtggaAATGAACGCAAACACACAGCCTaaggccgtttcacacggtacgcggcaaAACCGCCGAgcggcttcagcttttctcttcaattagaagcgttttgtgcagcatttagtgcaaatgtCAGTATCTTCAACGGCGCCTGCCATGAAGTGCCGTGTCCTTAAAAGgaataggattttgggtgcaggagcaaggcgtgtggaccaactccgcttcacttctgtaaccgcccccgttttcccgctttccgcatgtctcctattgaaaaagaactaaacacttGCGGTTcccgcgtaccgtgtgaaacggcaTTCAGTTATACGTTACATTAACGTACATCGTGGTGCCAATAGTTTACTGCGCTCGTGCGTTTCGATTTAACTAAAACAAGGAATCACATTATTACAGAGTGGCCTCGaattaattaaaatgatttaccgAATTTATTAAAACGGTCTTTCACAAAGcctataatatactgtatacatcgcgtcgttttaaaacatatatacGGTGCAGTCTACGGTCACGTCTGCAACGTGATCCTCCACATCTGTAAATTGTGATATTACAACGTGCATCCATCCATAcagctgttttttttacaaCGATTTACAATGGCAAATGATTTTGCATGTTCCAGGTGAAATGTTGGTCCAGATCAAGTACAAGCAACAGCAGAAGTATGTGAAGCTGGATTCCATTGAAGGGAGATTTGACTTTATGCAATTTCACGCTAAAGGTTGGTTTTTtactcatttaaaataattaagaaTTTGATTAATATCTGATAAATTCAGTGTATTGTGTTATTGCCTCATTTCTGTATTTGCCTTTATCATATAATGCTCTGTAGAAGGGGATACATTGGGGGgaaaagaaaaataattaatatttacattttgctTGCATCATAAAGATATATGAATTCAAATCAGTCATTTGTTGTGAAGCAAGGAAGGGTGTcaacctaaaaatattttttttcctgaCCCTTGACCCTTTCACATTATAATTGCAATGTTATGATATCTGTGACATAGAAAATTTGATTCTTTAAAGGAACACTTTTTTGATGCTGCAAGCAACACAGGATACATTGCTTGGCGTATGAAAACAGTCCACAGGAAGATTAGACGAGGATCTTTGCCACTAGACAACCTTCATGATGTTTCTCCAGGAGGCCCAAAATGCCAAAGGGCTACTAATTGTGAAGGGCAACTTGATGGGGATGCTTGCAAAGAGGCAATTTCTTTGCTCAGCCATACCACAGAGAAGTCCCTAATATTCCAAAAGATGAGAGAGACATTTCAGTATCGCCAAAAGCTTGTTAAAGATTCAGGCTCTAGTGTTGATATCCTCTCCACCTTCTCAAGATTCCTAGATACAAAGGGCCTGGTAAGTTTGGAATAACATTTTTTCAAAAGCATGCAATTTAAGAATATTGTTTATAGTTTAATATCATCTTAAAGGTTGATCAAGACTTCACTCTCCTGTTTGACACGGAGACATCCTCCAGGCTACTTCAGAAGTGGGACACGTTCTTCAGGCCAAATGTCATTAAAGAAGCCAAGCAACTTACTTCAACAGCAGACCTGAGTCAGTTGTTGCTCTCAGCAGAATGTCCTAACAGTAGTGACCTTCATGAAACAAGTAAGTTGTATTTGATTTGCATGTTTTTACACATCTGCTATATTTGCAGTTACagttaaaatttattttgttttgatgacaaaaatattaaaattatcaaACTTAGAACCTATGAGATTGGATGATTCCGgattaataacaaataaataacttgcactacataaaacctttaaaaagaCTACATTAACCAGGTGAATGTTTAAAATGCTGtctacatttctttgttctgatgaacacagaggaagatattttgagaaatgtttgtaactaaaccgTTCGcagaccccattcacttccatggtaGGAAAAAATACTATAGTTATAAGTTATTGGgctccacgaacggtttggttacaaacatttctcaaaatatcttcctttgtgttcatcagaacaaatgtATACAggattgtaacaacatgagagtatgtaaatgatgacagaattttcatttttgggtgaactatccttcaAACTTAAGGATAGTATTTCATTTGAAgttttagattaattaatttatttgtgtgtgtgtgtgtgtgtgtgtgtgtgtgtgtgtgtgtgtgtgaattttgTGTCTAGTCTACGATCAGGAAATGGCATCCCTTCTTCTACTGATTCATCTCCTTCCACCATCACCAGGAGGACTGAAGTCTCCAAGAATCAGTGCATGTGATGCTGCTAAAAAACTTGTAGTCTTTCATAAGGTATTGATCTCGTTTCATATTTTGATATTGTGTTTTGTGTTGCTCTAAACATGGAGatttaaaatcatttgtttGCATATTGAGTTGTTTGATAAGTCACTTTTATATTGTTGTTTTCTATGACTGGACATTATGTTATAGTCTAATATACTATGTTCCTTTCCACTTTAGTCATGCTGCAGTTTGGAGGAGCACCTCAACAACAACCAGCGTCAGCATCCGTACCTCCTTGCTGTTGGACGTCAGAAAAGCAAGATTGAGTGCTTCTACATCGTCTTGGATAAGCATCTCATCCCATGCCAGGCAAACCACTGATTCCGgattaataacaaataaataacttgcactacataaaacctttaaaaagaCTACATTAACCAGGTGAATGTTTAAAATGCTGTctattcttaaagggatagttcacccaaaaatgaaaattctgtaattATTTACTCGCctccatgttgttacaaacctgtatacatttctttgttctgatgaacacagaggaagatattttgagaaatgtttgtaactaaaccgTTCGcagaccccattcacttccatggtaGGAAAAAATACTATAGTTATAAGTTATTGGgctccacgaacggtttggttacaaacatttctcaaaatatcttcctttgtgttcatcagaacaaatgtATACAggattgtaacaacatgagagtatgtaaatgatgacagaattttcatttttgggtgaactatccttcaAACTTAAGGATAGTATTTCATTTGAAgttttagattaattaatttattgtgtgtgtgtgtgtgtgtgtgtgtgtgtgtgtgtgtgtgt
This genomic interval carries:
- the LOC135761079 gene encoding uncharacterized protein — protein: MKTVHRKIRRGSLPLDNLHDVSPGGPKCQRATNCEGQLDGDACKEAISLLSHTTEKSLIFQKMRETFQYRQKLVKDSGSSVDILSTFSRFLDTKGLVDQDFTLLFDTETSSRLLQKWDTFFRPNVIKEAKQLTSTADLSQLLLSAECPNSSDLHETIYDQEMASLLLLIHLLPPSPGGLKSPRISACDAAKKLVVFHKSCCSLEEHLNNNQRQHPYLLAVGRQKSKIECFYIVLDKHLIPCQANH